A DNA window from Vagococcus penaei contains the following coding sequences:
- a CDS encoding cupin domain-containing protein, translating to MKSKDEWIKQLDLEPHPEGGYYRRTEESQNRYQLANQKNRALYTSIYFLLTPDSPSHFHRLIADEVWYFHEGETLTVHCIYPNGEYAAVSLGKQPGDRLHFVVPAGTIFGSTVVNDYALVSCAVIPGFDFQDFELFTQSELLTDYPEHESIIKKLAYKKLPEIM from the coding sequence ATGAAATCTAAAGATGAATGGATTAAACAATTAGACTTAGAACCACATCCAGAGGGTGGTTATTACCGCCGTACGGAAGAAAGTCAAAATCGGTATCAATTAGCTAATCAAAAAAACAGAGCATTGTATACAAGTATTTATTTTTTATTAACGCCTGACAGCCCCTCACATTTTCATCGTTTAATTGCAGATGAAGTGTGGTATTTTCATGAAGGTGAGACTTTGACCGTTCATTGTATTTATCCTAATGGAGAATATGCAGCTGTTTCTTTAGGAAAACAACCAGGTGACCGTTTACATTTTGTGGTACCAGCAGGAACAATTTTTGGTTCGACTGTCGTTAATGATTATGCACTAGTCAGCTGTGCTGTGATTCCAGGATTTGATTTTCAAGATTTTGAATTATTTACACAAAGTGAGTTGTTAACGGATTATCCAGAACATGAGTCTATTATTAAAAAATTAGCTTATAAAAAATTACCTGAAATAATGTAA
- a CDS encoding DUF1507 family protein, whose product MLDSSKEAGLIVLQEEAEKIKRLIKKQHNYECIAQCRAFEEVIDTQMYGYSKQLDYAQKIGVITKETGYQLIKDLEAELNDVYNKIYDGQKEVNERK is encoded by the coding sequence ATGTTAGATAGTTCTAAAGAAGCCGGATTAATTGTTTTGCAAGAAGAAGCCGAAAAAATTAAGCGATTGATTAAAAAACAACATAATTACGAATGTATCGCACAGTGTCGAGCCTTTGAAGAAGTCATTGATACACAAATGTATGGCTACTCAAAACAATTAGATTATGCGCAAAAAATAGGTGTGATTACAAAAGAAACTGGCTACCAGTTAATTAAAGATTTAGAAGCTGAATTAAATGATGTTTATAATAAAATTTATGATGGACAAAAAGAGGTAAATGAAAGGAAGTGA
- the yqeH gene encoding ribosome biogenesis GTPase YqeH has protein sequence MTEDLQCIGCGAHIQTEEPETIGYTPKSALEKGLETNEVYCQRCFRLRHYNDIQDVNMTDDEFLRLLNGIGMQDALIVNVVDIFDFNGSLIPGLHRFVGNNPVLMVGNKVDILPKSLKRGKLIQWMRERAHEAGLRPIDIALTSAKKKNEMSDLLDLIETYREGRDVYVVGVTNVGKSTLINAIISTTAGVDNVITTSQFPGTTLDKIEIPLEDGHFIIDTPGIIHRHQMAHYLGNKDLKLTSPTKEIKPKVYQLNAEQTLFLGGVARFDYLQGDKTAFIAYVSNDLDIHRTKTATADEFYAKHAGGLLQPPRPNELGDFPKLVRFEFSIKEPTDLVFAGLGWITVKSPCVVAGWAPKGVDVVIRKALI, from the coding sequence ATGACTGAAGATTTACAATGTATTGGGTGCGGTGCCCATATTCAAACTGAGGAACCGGAAACGATTGGATATACACCAAAATCAGCTTTAGAAAAGGGTTTAGAAACAAATGAAGTTTATTGCCAACGTTGTTTCCGTTTGCGCCACTATAATGACATCCAAGATGTGAATATGACAGATGATGAATTTTTAAGATTACTAAATGGCATTGGTATGCAAGATGCACTTATTGTTAATGTGGTCGATATTTTTGACTTTAATGGAAGCTTAATTCCTGGATTACATCGTTTTGTAGGGAATAATCCTGTCTTAATGGTCGGAAATAAAGTGGATATTTTGCCGAAATCATTGAAAAGAGGTAAATTAATTCAGTGGATGCGTGAACGGGCGCACGAGGCTGGATTACGCCCTATCGATATTGCATTAACTAGTGCAAAGAAAAAAAATGAGATGTCAGATTTATTAGACTTAATTGAAACGTATCGTGAGGGTCGCGATGTCTATGTCGTTGGCGTGACCAATGTTGGTAAATCAACATTGATTAATGCTATTATTAGTACGACAGCTGGTGTTGATAACGTCATTACGACCTCACAATTTCCTGGTACAACATTAGATAAAATTGAGATTCCATTAGAAGATGGTCATTTTATTATCGACACACCAGGAATTATCCATCGTCATCAAATGGCACATTATCTAGGTAATAAAGATTTAAAATTAACCTCACCTACAAAAGAAATTAAACCAAAAGTCTATCAATTAAATGCTGAGCAAACCCTATTTTTAGGTGGAGTTGCGCGGTTTGATTATCTACAAGGTGATAAAACAGCATTTATTGCTTATGTATCAAATGATTTAGATATCCATCGTACGAAGACGGCAACCGCAGATGAGTTTTATGCTAAACATGCGGGCGGATTATTACAACCACCTCGTCCAAATGAATTAGGAGATTTTCCAAAATTGGTTCGTTTTGAATTTTCAATTAAAGAACCAACTGATTTAGTCTTTGCTGGACTGGGTTGGATTACTGTGAAGTCACCATGTGTAGTTGCTGGTTGGGCGCCTAAAGGTGTCGATGTTGTGATTCGTAAAGCATTAATTTAA
- a CDS encoding FtsW/RodA/SpoVE family cell cycle protein — translation MHQRVKKRFYLDYSILIPYLFLSILGIVMVYSASSATLASKGLNPAQDAIKQAGFFIVGLIGVVFIYKMKTANFRDKKLIMTGIFLISAMLVLTKFSNLGTSGGGADGWLRLGPITLQPIEFLKVIIIWYLSYILSRRQNLIARDFKQAIKKPMILIGGLITLVIIQPDNGGAAILLLIALVIILASGINYMYTTVCLIGGVTFSFLAIQLITLTGGFIFPKRFGYVYQRFRTFSNPFIDPLGDGHQMVNSYYAMSNGGWFGRGIGNSIQKKGFLSAAQTDFMFSIVLEELGLIISIFILAVLLFLIIRILLVGIRSNDTFNSLMCIGIGGMLLIQTFVNVGGITGIIPLTGVTFPFLSQGGSSLITLSVSIGIALNISADEKRKQFEKKREIAYQEHYALQLVQQEEDKK, via the coding sequence TTGCATCAGCGTGTAAAGAAACGCTTCTATCTAGATTATAGTATCCTAATTCCTTATTTATTTTTATCTATTTTAGGGATTGTTATGGTGTATAGCGCGAGTTCTGCCACTTTAGCATCAAAGGGATTAAATCCAGCTCAAGATGCGATTAAGCAGGCAGGATTTTTTATTGTTGGTTTAATTGGTGTTGTTTTTATTTACAAAATGAAAACAGCTAATTTTCGTGATAAAAAGCTGATTATGACTGGCATTTTTCTTATTAGTGCCATGCTGGTCTTGACAAAGTTCAGTAACTTAGGAACATCTGGTGGTGGTGCAGATGGTTGGCTTAGGTTAGGACCAATTACTTTACAACCAATTGAATTTTTAAAAGTTATTATTATTTGGTATCTATCTTATATTTTATCACGACGTCAAAATCTGATAGCTCGTGATTTTAAACAAGCGATTAAAAAGCCGATGATTTTAATTGGCGGATTAATTACTCTTGTTATTATTCAACCGGATAATGGTGGAGCAGCAATCCTATTATTAATTGCGTTAGTTATTATTTTAGCTAGTGGAATCAATTATATGTATACGACGGTCTGTTTAATTGGGGGAGTAACATTTTCTTTCCTAGCCATTCAGTTAATTACGTTAACTGGTGGTTTTATTTTTCCAAAACGCTTTGGTTATGTCTATCAGCGATTCAGAACGTTTTCTAATCCCTTTATTGATCCGCTTGGTGATGGTCATCAAATGGTCAATTCATATTATGCCATGAGCAACGGTGGTTGGTTTGGCCGTGGCATTGGGAATAGTATTCAGAAAAAAGGCTTTCTAAGTGCAGCCCAAACTGATTTTATGTTTTCAATCGTACTAGAAGAATTGGGCCTAATTATTTCAATTTTTATTTTAGCTGTTTTATTATTTTTAATTATACGAATTTTACTTGTGGGAATTCGTTCAAACGATACCTTTAATTCATTAATGTGTATTGGAATAGGCGGTATGCTATTAATTCAAACGTTTGTCAATGTTGGTGGAATTACTGGGATTATTCCATTAACTGGTGTAACATTCCCCTTCTTAAGTCAAGGTGGTTCTAGTTTGATTACTTTATCGGTCAGTATTGGTATTGCATTAAATATTAGTGCAGATGAAAAGCGTAAGCAATTTGAGAAAAAGCGCGAAATAGCTTACCAAGAACATTATGCACTTCAATTAGTTCAACAAGAAGAAGATAAAAAATAA
- a CDS encoding class I SAM-dependent DNA methyltransferase, which yields MASYETFTRIYDEVMDDTLYDKWLEFTLAHVPKKCESILELACGSGILSTKLADTGYQVTGVDLSKEMIELAKKRGIACQSTAQFSEGDMLALEEQDTYDLVTCYSDSLCYMPNEDAVLKVFQGVHQGLKDQGKFIFDVHSIYQVEELFKEYSYHYQTEEFAFLWESYPGEHPFSVEHFLTFFIQEEDGKFSRFDELHEERTYEIDTYIGLLQEAGFSAVDVCADFTNDAPTDQSTRWFFVCYK from the coding sequence ATGGCAAGTTATGAAACATTTACTAGAATCTACGATGAAGTCATGGATGACACGCTATATGACAAATGGCTAGAATTTACGTTAGCTCATGTACCAAAAAAGTGTGAGTCTATTTTAGAGTTAGCTTGTGGCTCAGGTATTCTATCGACTAAATTGGCGGATACAGGTTACCAAGTTACTGGCGTTGATTTATCAAAAGAGATGATTGAGTTAGCTAAAAAACGTGGTATTGCCTGTCAGTCAACTGCACAATTTAGTGAGGGCGATATGTTGGCTTTAGAGGAACAGGATACGTATGACTTAGTCACCTGTTATTCAGATTCACTGTGTTACATGCCTAATGAAGACGCGGTTCTAAAAGTCTTTCAAGGCGTTCATCAAGGCCTAAAAGATCAAGGGAAATTTATTTTTGACGTTCATTCTATCTATCAAGTAGAAGAATTATTTAAAGAATATAGTTATCACTATCAAACGGAAGAATTCGCCTTTTTATGGGAATCATATCCAGGTGAGCATCCATTTAGTGTAGAGCATTTTTTAACGTTCTTTATCCAAGAAGAAGATGGGAAATTTTCTCGTTTTGATGAATTACATGAAGAGCGAACATATGAGATTGATACCTACATTGGTTTACTACAAGAGGCTGGTTTTTCAGCAGTTGACGTATGTGCTGATTTTACAAATGATGCACCAACTGATCAATCGACTCGCTGGTTTTTTGTGTGCTATAAGTAA
- the rsfS gene encoding ribosome silencing factor → MIDSKKLVELVVKAADDKRAEEIIAMDVSKVSLLADYFVICHGNNDRQVLAIANEIEEKAEKAGYKISRIEGKDSAKWVLIDLNDVIVHVFYGEERSFYNLEKLWRDAPLVDISAMVE, encoded by the coding sequence ATCATCGATAGTAAAAAATTAGTTGAATTAGTTGTGAAAGCAGCTGATGATAAACGTGCAGAAGAAATTATAGCAATGGATGTATCTAAAGTCTCATTATTGGCAGATTATTTTGTTATTTGTCATGGAAACAATGACCGTCAAGTCTTGGCAATTGCCAATGAAATTGAAGAAAAGGCAGAAAAAGCTGGTTACAAGATTAGCCGAATTGAAGGAAAAGACTCAGCAAAATGGGTATTAATTGATTTAAATGATGTCATTGTCCATGTCTTTTATGGGGAAGAACGTTCATTCTATAATTTAGAAAAATTATGGCGTGATGCACCATTAGTTGATATTTCAGCAATGGTTGAATAA
- the buk gene encoding butyrate kinase, protein MMKKVLVINPGSTSTKVAYYEDKQECLNESVHHETTELEKFDTIADQYEYRLALIQSFLDDKKIDRTDFDAVVGRGGSLPPVEAGAFLVNDTMIDWLVNKTDVHHASNLGAMLAKGFQEQSKEDCIAMIYDPITVDQYHELSRVSGLKGVKRRSIGHMLNMRAIAMKTAQDLNKDYNDLNLIVAHLGSGSTISAHEHGRMIDLSLDDEGPFSVERTGSLSLKEIIPLCYTMSQAEMMTWLRKKGGMISYLGTNSGIEVEQRIAAGDEEAKLIFEAMAYQVAKGIGELATVLKGNVDQIVITGGLAYSNLLTDWITERVSFIAPVTTHPGEFEMEALRNGALRVLSGEEVPHDFSL, encoded by the coding sequence ATGATGAAAAAAGTATTAGTAATTAATCCAGGGTCAACTTCAACAAAAGTAGCCTATTATGAAGATAAGCAAGAGTGTTTAAACGAGAGCGTGCATCATGAAACGACGGAACTAGAAAAATTTGACACAATTGCTGATCAGTACGAATATCGTTTAGCATTGATTCAATCATTTTTAGATGATAAAAAAATTGATCGAACCGATTTTGATGCAGTTGTTGGACGTGGGGGGTCTTTACCACCTGTTGAAGCAGGAGCATTCTTAGTAAATGATACAATGATTGATTGGTTGGTTAATAAAACAGATGTTCATCATGCATCTAATTTAGGTGCAATGTTAGCTAAAGGTTTTCAAGAACAAAGCAAAGAGGATTGTATTGCAATGATTTATGATCCAATTACAGTCGATCAATACCATGAATTATCTCGTGTTTCAGGTCTAAAAGGTGTAAAACGCCGTAGTATTGGCCACATGTTAAATATGCGGGCAATTGCAATGAAAACAGCACAAGATTTAAATAAAGATTATAATGATTTGAATTTAATTGTGGCACATTTAGGTAGCGGGTCAACAATTAGTGCACATGAACATGGCCGAATGATCGATTTATCGTTGGATGACGAAGGTCCATTTTCAGTGGAACGTACGGGCAGTTTATCATTAAAAGAAATTATTCCGTTATGCTATACGATGTCACAAGCAGAAATGATGACTTGGTTACGTAAAAAAGGTGGCATGATTTCTTATTTAGGTACAAATAGTGGTATCGAGGTAGAGCAACGTATTGCAGCAGGTGATGAGGAGGCTAAGCTTATTTTTGAAGCGATGGCCTATCAAGTAGCTAAAGGAATTGGAGAATTAGCAACTGTTTTAAAGGGAAATGTTGATCAGATTGTTATTACTGGTGGTTTAGCATATTCTAATTTATTAACAGATTGGATTACAGAACGTGTATCTTTTATCGCACCAGTGACGACTCATCCAGGTGAATTTGAAATGGAAGCTTTAAGAAATGGCGCGTTAAGAGTATTGTCTGGTGAAGAAGTCCCTCATGATTTTTCACTATGA
- the yhbY gene encoding ribosome assembly RNA-binding protein YhbY — protein sequence MKLRGKQKRFLRSEAHHLDPLVQIGKGGLSETLLEQVNELLERRELIKVTLLQNTDEEATEVAEVFETTLHCQVVQIIGRVLVVYRPSSKEKFQKISQQVAKI from the coding sequence ATGAAACTTAGAGGAAAACAAAAACGCTTCTTAAGAAGTGAAGCGCATCACTTAGATCCATTAGTACAAATTGGAAAAGGTGGTCTTAGTGAAACTTTATTAGAACAAGTCAATGAACTTTTAGAAAGACGTGAACTAATTAAAGTTACTTTGTTACAAAATACAGATGAAGAAGCAACTGAAGTAGCAGAAGTTTTTGAAACAACACTACATTGTCAGGTTGTTCAAATTATTGGTCGTGTACTTGTGGTCTATCGTCCATCATCAAAAGAAAAATTTCAAAAGATTTCTCAGCAAGTGGCAAAAATTTAA
- a CDS encoding bifunctional hydroxymethylpyrimidine kinase/phosphomethylpyrimidine kinase: MIEKALTISYSNASSQSGIQADLTIFQAFHVFGFTTITNLLLPNKSSNYPIQKYPIQPTIINQQLTTVLLGGPINAVKIDILDVSDLHILTLISDYHEQFKHIVIDLFPLIHQNETDALTINPFNMLRPLFLSTTCIILTPDIVSLMINQMNVSLEKHLLVAIHKLIEAGLTNIIILDQSLSELNFQLHRSNSQILSRSLKKSDVPSEMSIRACFSAALTANLAKELPIEKAFKQAIDYIENDL, encoded by the coding sequence ATGATAGAGAAAGCTTTAACTATTTCTTACTCTAATGCATCTAGTCAAAGTGGTATCCAAGCTGATTTAACAATATTTCAGGCTTTCCATGTTTTTGGTTTTACCACCATAACAAATTTACTTTTACCAAACAAATCTTCAAATTATCCGATACAAAAATATCCGATACAACCAACTATTATTAATCAACAACTTACAACCGTTTTATTAGGCGGCCCAATTAATGCCGTTAAAATTGATATATTAGACGTATCTGATTTACACATTCTTACTTTAATTTCTGACTATCATGAACAATTCAAACATATTGTAATTGATTTATTTCCTTTAATTCACCAAAATGAAACCGATGCCCTCACTATTAATCCATTTAATATGCTACGTCCGTTATTTTTATCTACAACTTGTATCATTTTAACACCTGACATAGTCTCCTTAATGATTAATCAAATGAATGTCAGTTTGGAGAAACACTTATTAGTCGCTATTCATAAATTAATTGAGGCCGGTTTGACAAACATTATTATTTTGGACCAGTCACTTTCTGAACTAAATTTTCAATTACACCGCTCTAATTCGCAAATCCTTAGTCGTTCCCTCAAAAAAAGTGATGTACCATCCGAAATGTCAATTCGAGCTTGTTTTTCAGCAGCTCTAACAGCTAACTTAGCAAAAGAATTACCGATTGAAAAGGCCTTTAAACAAGCCATAGATTATATTGAAAATGACTTGTGA
- a CDS encoding YqeG family HAD IIIA-type phosphatase, protein MYQIYKPTWMIDAIYDITPDQLKKLGIKAVLTDLDNTLIAWNNPDGTEELLKWIDAMKQAEIPVIVVSNNKATRVARAVQHLQLDFVSRAMKPFQRGFKIVERRYNLPKESLIMVGDQLMTDIKGANRAGIRTVLVKPIVTSDAWNTKFNRARERRVMRRLIELYPEEMKWRKSLND, encoded by the coding sequence ATGTATCAGATTTATAAACCAACTTGGATGATTGATGCCATTTATGATATCACGCCAGACCAATTAAAAAAGTTAGGCATTAAGGCTGTCTTAACAGATTTAGATAATACCTTAATTGCATGGAACAATCCTGATGGCACAGAAGAATTACTAAAGTGGATTGACGCAATGAAACAAGCAGAAATCCCTGTTATTGTTGTATCAAATAACAAAGCTACAAGGGTTGCACGTGCTGTTCAACATTTACAGCTAGACTTTGTATCGCGTGCGATGAAGCCGTTTCAACGTGGTTTTAAAATTGTCGAACGACGGTATAACTTACCCAAAGAATCATTAATTATGGTCGGTGATCAACTAATGACAGATATTAAAGGTGCTAATCGGGCGGGGATCCGTACCGTTTTAGTTAAACCAATTGTAACAAGTGATGCCTGGAATACTAAGTTTAATCGTGCACGTGAACGACGTGTGATGCGCCGATTAATTGAATTATATCCAGAAGAAATGAAATGGAGGAAATCGTTGAATGACTGA
- a CDS encoding phosphate acyltransferase — MVVTSFAQLKSHLSTNTQEPKKVVVANPTDEQTVMAVLTLFADNILTPIFVGDKELILPLLDKLAISVDVLEKLEIVDVKGDEETARKAVSLIRSGYGDVLMKGHIQTRDLLKAVVNKEHGIREQEALSHVAINEIPYYHKLLFLTDGGMMLTPDLDMKKAILQNALNLTNKLGYTHTNVAVLDASESVNPKLQASLDARALKEANEAGEFVNATVEGPISLDLSLSKEIAVEKEYDSPVAGEVDILLVPDIVSGNLLGKSMITFGQGKMAGLVLGATVPIIITSRGSTTEEKINSLMIACAM; from the coding sequence ATGGTTGTCACATCATTTGCACAATTAAAGAGTCACCTTTCAACTAATACACAAGAACCAAAAAAAGTCGTTGTCGCAAATCCAACAGATGAACAAACAGTAATGGCAGTTTTAACTTTATTTGCAGACAACATTTTGACACCGATATTTGTTGGTGACAAAGAGCTTATTTTACCACTACTTGATAAATTAGCTATTTCGGTTGATGTTTTAGAAAAATTAGAGATAGTTGATGTTAAAGGAGATGAAGAAACAGCTAGAAAAGCTGTTTCTTTGATCCGTAGTGGATATGGTGATGTATTAATGAAGGGTCATATACAAACTAGAGATTTATTAAAGGCAGTTGTTAATAAAGAACACGGGATTAGAGAACAAGAGGCTTTATCACATGTAGCAATCAATGAAATCCCCTATTATCATAAATTATTATTTTTAACTGATGGGGGGATGATGTTAACTCCGGATTTAGATATGAAAAAAGCCATTCTACAAAATGCATTAAATTTAACTAATAAACTAGGTTACACACACACTAATGTCGCTGTATTAGATGCTAGCGAGAGTGTCAATCCTAAATTACAAGCTTCACTTGATGCTAGAGCATTAAAAGAAGCTAATGAAGCAGGGGAATTTGTGAATGCAACTGTTGAAGGGCCTATCTCGTTAGATCTATCTCTTAGTAAAGAAATAGCTGTGGAAAAAGAGTATGACAGTCCAGTAGCTGGTGAAGTGGATATTTTATTAGTGCCAGATATTGTTTCTGGCAATCTTTTAGGAAAAAGTATGATTACGTTTGGTCAAGGTAAAATGGCTGGTTTGGTATTGGGAGCTACTGTACCTATTATTATCACGTCACGAGGATCAACAACTGAAGAAAAAATTAATTCATTAATGATTGCGTGTGCAATGTAG
- a CDS encoding IS1182 family transposase encodes MLKKQDMSKRNQIGFYSLEDLVPKEHLLRDIDKYVDFNFIYKLVEDKYDESNGRPSIDPVLLIKLPLIQYLYGIKSMRQTIKDVEVNMAYRWFLGLDIEDAVPHFSTFGKNYSRRFRGTDIFEQIFYGILEQCIEAELVDTSEVFIDGTHIKAHANNKKYESNEVTEETLFYVESLQKEVEIDREKRLKKPLKRREESENQVKHKKISKTDDESGWFHKGEHKQVFAYAAQVACDKNGWVLGYTTHPGNQHDSRTFIDIYNKLQSHFTLDKLVMDAGYKTPGIAHLLFQNNLTPIFPYKRPMTKKGFYKKHDYVYDEYYDQYICPNVKILSYTTTNRDGYREYKSNTSDCSQCPLIAYCTESKEKRKLIQRHLWENDMERCEDIRHSLGMKAIYNNRKQTIERLFGTAKEFHGLRYTNLIGKEKMHMKIGLTFACLNIKKLAKMLKLRDLKGSIFLSILGILSKIMIRYKKTNQLPFMSNWFVFNLRQRLVC; translated from the coding sequence ATGCTAAAAAAACAAGATATGAGCAAACGTAATCAAATTGGTTTTTATTCTCTAGAAGATTTAGTTCCCAAGGAACATCTATTAAGAGATATTGATAAATATGTAGATTTTAATTTTATTTATAAGTTAGTTGAAGATAAATACGATGAATCAAATGGCCGCCCTAGTATAGATCCGGTTCTATTAATTAAACTTCCGTTGATTCAGTATCTTTATGGTATAAAAAGTATGAGACAAACTATTAAAGATGTTGAGGTTAACATGGCTTATCGCTGGTTTTTAGGTTTGGATATCGAAGATGCTGTTCCTCACTTCTCAACCTTTGGCAAAAATTATTCTAGAAGATTTCGTGGTACAGATATCTTTGAACAAATATTTTACGGCATATTAGAACAGTGTATTGAAGCTGAATTAGTGGATACTTCTGAAGTATTTATTGATGGTACTCATATAAAAGCACATGCAAATAATAAAAAATATGAAAGTAACGAAGTTACTGAAGAAACTCTTTTTTATGTGGAATCACTACAAAAAGAAGTTGAAATAGATAGAGAAAAAAGATTAAAAAAGCCCTTAAAAAGAAGAGAGGAAAGTGAAAATCAGGTAAAACATAAAAAAATTAGTAAAACAGATGATGAGAGTGGTTGGTTCCATAAAGGAGAGCATAAACAGGTTTTTGCTTATGCTGCACAAGTAGCATGTGACAAGAATGGTTGGGTTTTAGGATATACAACTCATCCTGGTAATCAACATGATAGTCGGACATTCATCGATATCTATAATAAATTACAAAGTCACTTTACCTTAGATAAATTAGTAATGGACGCTGGATACAAAACACCTGGTATAGCCCATTTATTATTTCAAAATAATTTAACACCTATTTTTCCATATAAAAGACCTATGACCAAAAAAGGATTTTATAAAAAACATGATTATGTTTACGATGAATACTACGATCAATATATCTGCCCTAATGTGAAAATTTTAAGCTATACAACAACTAACAGAGACGGATATCGTGAATACAAAAGTAATACGTCTGATTGTAGTCAATGCCCTTTGATTGCCTATTGTACTGAGTCAAAAGAAAAGAGGAAATTAATTCAACGACATTTATGGGAAAATGATATGGAACGTTGTGAAGACATACGTCATTCCCTTGGAATGAAAGCTATATATAATAATCGAAAACAAACAATTGAGCGATTATTTGGAACGGCAAAAGAATTTCATGGCTTACGTTACACTAATTTAATTGGGAAAGAAAAAATGCACATGAAAATTGGGCTCACTTTCGCATGCCTTAACATTAAAAAATTAGCAAAAATGCTTAAATTAAGAGACCTGAAGGGCTCTATTTTTTTATCTATTTTGGGAATTTTATCAAAAATAATGATAAGATACAAAAAAACAAACCAATTACCCTTTATGAGCAACTGGTTTGTCTTCAATCTGAGGCAGAGACTAGTATGCTAG
- a CDS encoding nicotinate-nucleotide adenylyltransferase, which produces MLGGGFNPVHHGHLIIADQVREQLGLDEFYLMPSYLSPHIDEKKVISAQHRLKMLECAIKDNPTLAIETCEITRQGKSFTYETIKQLVDENPDTRYYFVIGGDMVEYLPKWHRIDELVQLVQFVGVNRPGYAVESPYPLIWVDVPLLDISSSMIRQKIRQGCSVRYYTPDAVIDYIEKEGLYRHDD; this is translated from the coding sequence ATTCTAGGTGGGGGCTTTAATCCTGTTCATCATGGTCATTTGATTATAGCTGACCAAGTTCGTGAGCAATTAGGTTTGGATGAATTTTATTTAATGCCATCTTATCTATCCCCGCATATTGATGAAAAAAAAGTAATTTCAGCCCAACATCGTTTGAAAATGTTGGAGTGTGCGATTAAAGATAATCCAACACTCGCAATTGAAACCTGTGAAATTACGCGTCAAGGAAAAAGTTTTACTTATGAGACAATTAAGCAATTAGTTGACGAAAATCCTGACACGCGCTATTATTTCGTCATCGGTGGTGACATGGTTGAGTATCTACCAAAGTGGCACCGAATTGATGAGTTAGTGCAATTAGTCCAATTTGTTGGTGTTAATCGACCGGGTTATGCAGTGGAAAGTCCTTATCCATTAATATGGGTCGATGTGCCATTGCTCGACATTAGTTCAAGTATGATTCGACAAAAAATTAGACAAGGATGCTCGGTTAGATATTACACACCTGACGCAGTAATTGACTACATTGAGAAAGAAGGATTATATCGTCATGATGACTGA
- the yqeK gene encoding bis(5'-nucleosyl)-tetraphosphatase (symmetrical) YqeK — protein sequence MMTEVIYTGNYFIGSRTELLERVSNQLSASRFAHICRVEKKALELAQRFDYSDLERVSITALTHDYAKERPDSEMIHYIETRGFDLSLISYGNQIWHGLVGAEIVRDELGITDSSILQAIRVHTTGSEEMSTLDKIIYVADYVEDGRDFPVVNQARELAKQSLDLAVAFETQQTLLYLIENNHKIYPKTIDTYNRWVAK from the coding sequence ATGATGACTGAAGTAATTTATACTGGTAATTATTTTATTGGCAGTCGTACAGAATTATTGGAACGCGTATCTAATCAACTATCAGCATCGCGTTTTGCTCATATTTGTCGTGTGGAGAAAAAAGCACTTGAATTAGCGCAACGATTTGATTATTCTGACTTAGAACGTGTGAGTATTACTGCTTTAACGCATGATTACGCCAAAGAGCGCCCAGATTCAGAGATGATTCACTATATTGAAACACGTGGATTTGATTTATCATTAATTAGTTACGGTAATCAAATTTGGCATGGTCTCGTTGGAGCAGAGATTGTCCGTGATGAGCTAGGGATAACCGATTCTAGCATTTTACAAGCGATTCGTGTTCATACCACGGGTTCTGAAGAAATGTCGACACTAGATAAAATAATTTATGTCGCAGATTATGTGGAAGATGGTCGTGATTTTCCGGTCGTAAATCAAGCCCGAGAGTTGGCTAAACAGTCATTAGATTTAGCTGTTGCATTTGAAACGCAACAAACGCTGTTGTATTTAATCGAAAATAATCATAAAATATACCCAAAGACGATTGACACTTATAATCGTTGGGTGGCAAAGTAA